Proteins found in one Desulfovibrio sp. genomic segment:
- a CDS encoding DUF3150 domain-containing protein, with amino-acid sequence MTQLVSDIRILDNLLALNLNVSLWSARRKMSQEDLGGAELPPEDLASLGSKRIADPENLKVFGTLKARAFNYLDRHGVRFMSGWAIPEEKAGEIVQELLNIRTEFQKEKEAFLAGYDQKVQAWIEKHHQWGEIIRNSLVGPDYVRARMDFRWQLYKVAPLEQHTDNTAVLEAGLAEEVQGLGGTLFDEVAKSADDIWRRVYHGKTEVTHKALSPLRTLHAKLTGLSFVEPHVAPVADIVQAALLRMPKKGNITGTDLLLLQGLVYLLKDSTALVPHAQKVIEGYGPAFVLDALLAGPGVIAEQDGSSMLVDGAADGDDDEPILPDIPAVDSALPHPAIQSLGLW; translated from the coding sequence ATGACACAGCTTGTTTCTGACATCCGCATTTTGGACAATTTGCTGGCCCTTAACCTTAACGTCAGCTTGTGGTCTGCCCGCCGCAAAATGAGCCAGGAAGATCTGGGCGGCGCAGAGCTGCCCCCCGAAGATCTGGCTTCTCTGGGCTCAAAGCGCATTGCTGACCCGGAGAACCTCAAGGTGTTCGGCACGCTCAAGGCCCGTGCCTTCAACTACCTTGACCGGCACGGGGTACGGTTCATGTCTGGCTGGGCCATCCCCGAAGAAAAAGCCGGCGAAATCGTACAGGAGCTGCTCAACATCCGCACCGAATTCCAGAAAGAAAAGGAAGCTTTTCTGGCTGGCTATGACCAAAAGGTGCAGGCGTGGATTGAGAAACACCATCAGTGGGGCGAAATTATCCGCAACTCCCTCGTGGGGCCTGACTATGTACGCGCCCGCATGGATTTCCGCTGGCAGCTGTATAAGGTCGCCCCGCTTGAGCAGCACACAGACAACACCGCTGTGCTGGAAGCCGGTCTGGCAGAAGAGGTACAGGGCCTCGGCGGCACCCTGTTTGATGAGGTGGCCAAGTCGGCTGACGATATATGGCGCAGGGTTTATCACGGCAAGACGGAGGTAACCCACAAAGCGCTCTCTCCGCTGCGTACCCTGCATGCCAAGCTCACGGGCTTATCTTTCGTAGAGCCGCATGTGGCCCCGGTGGCTGACATCGTGCAGGCTGCACTGCTGCGTATGCCCAAGAAAGGGAATATCACCGGCACAGACCTGCTGCTGTTGCAGGGGCTGGTCTACCTGCTCAAGGACAGTACGGCTCTTGTGCCCCACGCCCAAAAAGTTATTGAGGGGTATGGCCCCGCATTTGTGCTGGATGCCCTGTTGGCTGGTCCGGGAGTTATTGCTGAGCAAGACGGCAGCTCAATGCTGGTAGACGGTGCAGCTGATGGAGATGACGACGAACCCATTCTGCCTGATATTCCTGCAGTAGACAGCGCATTGCCTCATCCTGCTATCCAAAGCCTGGGCCTGTGGTGA